CGGCGTTCCCCAGGTTTCCGCCATCATGAACTGCCGGGAGGTGTCGGAGAAAACCGGCGTTCCCCTGATTGCCGACGGAGGCATCAAGTTCTCGGGCGACATCACCAAGGCCCTCGGGGCTGGTGCCCATACGATCATGATCGGTGGCCTGTTTGCCGGCACCGAAGAGAGCCCCGGCGAGACCATCCTGTTTCAGGGGCGCAGCTACAAGGTCTATCGCGGCATGGGCTCCTTGGAGGCCATGAAAAAAGGCAGCAAGGACCGCTACTATCAGACCGAACAGGAAAGCGACGACAAGCTGGTTCCCGAAGGCATCGTCGGCCGGGTACCCTACCGGGGGACCCTTTCCGGCAACATCCACCAGCTCATCGGCGGACTCAAGGCTGGCATGGGATATGTGGGATGCCGATCCATCGAAGAACTGCGGGAAAAAGCCCGCTTCGTGAAGATCAGTGCCGCCGGCATGCGTGAAAGTCATGTGCATGATGTGATTATTACGAAGGAGGCGCCCAACTATAGGGTGGACAATTAGTGTCCGAGGAAACTTCCGATTTCGTTCATTTACACGTCCACACCCAGTACAGCCTGCTGGACGGCGCCATTCGCCTGGGGGACCTGTTCAAAAGGGCCAAGGAATTTCACATGCCGGCGGTGGCGCTCACCGACCACGGCACCATGTTCGGCGCCCTGGATTTTTATCAGCAGGCTACCTCCAGCGGGATCAAGCCCATCGTCGGCTGCGAATGCTACCTGGCCCCCCGCACGTTGAAGGATAAAACGCCCCAAGACAAGGCCGGATCACGGCATCTGGTGCTGCTGGCCGAAAACCAGCAAGGCTACCGCAACCTCTGCAAGCTGGCCACCATCGGGCAGTTGGAAGGCTTTTACTACAAACCCCGCATCGACAAAGCGGTGCTGGCCGAGCACGCCGAAGGTATCATCGCGCTATCCGCCTGCCTCAAAGGAGAGATTCCCCAATACATCCTGGCCGGGAAGATGGACAAGGCCGAAGAGGCAGCCCTTACCTATCTTAAAATGTTCGGGGAGGGTAATTTCTTTCTGGAACTGCAGCACAACGGCATCGCGGTCCAGGAAAAGGTCAACCAGGGGTTGGTCGAATTGAGCCGCATGTTGGACATCCCGCTGGTGGCCACCAATGACTGCCACTATCTGGATCAAAAAGATGCCAAGGCCCATGAGGTCCTTTTGTGCATTCAGACCCAGAAGACCATGGCCGACGAGGACCGCTTCGTTTTCGATTCCGATCAGCTCTATTTCAAATCTCCCGAGGAGATGAAGCACCATTTTGCCGAATATCCCGGTGCCATCGAAAATACCGTGGCCATTGCCGACCGCTGCTATATCGAGTTCGACTTCAAGACCTACCATTTCCCTCAGTTCGACGCCGAATCCGGCAAAACCGCGAACGAACTGTTCGAGGCCCAGGTGCGCGAAGGCTACGAACGCCGCATGGGACCGGTGCGCCGCAAAAATCCGGATCTGGATGAAACCGTGTACCGGGAGCGGCTGGAGTACGAGCTGAAAACCATCAAGGATATGGGCTTCCCCGGCTATTTTCTCATCGTCGCCGATTTCATCCGCTATGCCAAGGAAAACGGCATTCCCGTTGGACCCGGCCGCGGATCGGCTGCCGGCAGTCTGGTTTCCTATGCCATGTCCATCACCGACCTGGATCCCATCGAGCATGGCCTGATTTTCGAACGTTTCCTGAATCCCTCGCGCATCAGCATGCCTGACATCGATGTGGATTTTTGCATCCACGGACGGGAGCGGGTGTACAACTACGTGGTCGAACGCTACGGTGGGGGGGACTATGTGGCCCAGATCATTACCTACGGCAAAATGAAGGCCAAGCTGGTGATCCGGGACGTGGGACGGGCGCTGGGACTGCCTTTGGCGGAGGTGGATACCATCGCCAAGCTGATTCCCGACAGCCTCAAGATGACCATTGACAAGGCATTAAAAGAAGAACCCAAGCTGGCCGAAATGGTCAAAACGGACCCGCGCATCGCCGAGTTGATCGGAATCAGCCGCGCCCTGGAAGGGCTCTCCCGGCACGCCTCCACCCATGCGGCCGGCGTGGTGATCGGCGACAAACCCCTGGTGGAGTATCTGCCGCTGTACAAGGGGAAAAAGGGAGAAGTCGTCACCCAGTTCGACATGAAGAAGGTCGAGGATATCGGCCTGGTGAAGTTCGATTTTCTGGGATTGCGCAACCTGACGGTGATCGACCACGCTCTGAAAAGCATTGTCGACCAGGGCAAAACGGCGCCGGATCTGGCCAACCTGCCCATGGACGATGAGAAGACCTTCACCCTGCTCCAGTCGGGAGACACCACCGGCGTATTTCAACTGGAATCCTCCGGCATGAAGAACCTGATGGTGCGCCTGCACCCGGAATCCTTCGAGGATCTTACCGCCCTGGTGGCCTTGTATCGGCCCGGTCCCCTGGACAGCGGGATGGTGGACGACTTCGTGGACCGTAAACACGGCAAAAAGGAGGTGGTCTATTCGGTGGATTCCCTGGAGCCGATCCTTCAGGAAACCTACGGGGTAATTGTTTACCAGGAGCAGGTCATGCAGGTGGCCGGCGCGCTGGCCGGCTACACCATGGCCGATGCGGATAGCCTGCGCAAGGCCATCGGCAAGAAGATCGCCGATTTGATGGCCAAGCACAGGGAGAAGTTTGTCACGGGCGCCGTGAAAAACGGCGTGGATAAAGCCGTGGCCACCGAACTGTTCGATCTGATCGAGAAGTTCGGCGGCTATGGATTTAACAAATCCCACAGCGCGGCCTATGCGCTGATTGCCTACCAAACGGCATACCTCAAGGCCCATTTCCCGGTGGAATTCATGGCGGCCCTGCTGACCAGTGAAATCGACACCATAGACGGGGTGGTGAAATTCATCAACGAATGCCGCTCCCACGGCATCGAAGTGCTGCCGCCGGACATCAACGAGAGCAGCACCCTGTTTACCGCCGTCGACGACCGCATCCGGTTCGGTCTGGCAGCGGTGAAAAACGTGGGCGGCGCGGCCGTCGATCTGATTATCGCCGAACGGGAAGCCAACGGAACCTTCGAGTCCCTGTTCGATTTCTGCCAGCGGGTGGACCTGACCAAGGTGAACAAACGCGTGCTGGAAAGCCTGATCCGCTGCGGCGCCTTCGATTCCACCGGCGTATACCGTTCGCGCCTCATGGCGGTGCTCGAAGAAGCCCTGGATTACGGGCAGCGCATCCAGCGGGAGAGAAACAGCGCCCAGATGAGCCTGTTCGATGCCGGCGGCGGAGAGAATTTGTCCATCAACCTGCCTGCCATTCCCAACATCGACGAGTGGGACGGCCACGAGAAGTTGCAGCAGGAAAAAGAGACGTTGGGGTTCTACGTCACCGGCCATCCCCTGGACCGCTACAAGGATATCATCGAGAAATTCACCAATGTCGACGCCCTGAGTCTTCGGGAAGTGGCCGACAAAAGCGCCGTGCGCATCGGCGGCACCATCAGCGCCGCCAAGGTGATCCGCACCCGCAAGGACGATTTGATGGGCTTTGCCACTGTCGAGGATTTGAATGGCGGGGTGGAAGTGGTGGTGTTCCCGTCCATCTACGCAAGCTGCGCCGATCTTCTCACCCCGGATACTGCCGTGCTGGTCCAGGGGGCGGCACAGGTGGAAGAGAGCGGCGTCAAAATTCTCGCCGACCAGATCATCCCCATGGACCAGGCCGAGGCGACCTGGACCGTCCAGGTCCGGCTGATGGTGAACCCGAACAAAATCGATCGGGAGAAAATGACCCGGCTGAAATCGATCTTGCAGCGCTACCCCGGCCCCTGCAAAGGATTCATTCACATCTGCCTCGATGAAAAGGCCGAAGCGGTCGTCTCCATGGACGAAGGAATGGGTATCCGCTACTGTGACGCCATGGCCCGGGAAGTCGATGTTATTTTGGGGCGCGGGGCCGTCCAGACGCGGGTCAGCGACGCGGCCAGCGCCATGCGCAACAGTGATCTCAACGGCCGTCGCAACAACGGCCGCCAATACACCAGGAATTGATCGCAGGACCATTTTCGATACGATCAAAGGGATGACAGTATCACGAAAAGTCCCGGACTCGTCATGCCGGACGTGATCCGGCATCCAGAAGAATGAAATCGAAACCATGGCAACCAAACGACTGACATTCGGCTACTCTCCCTGCCCCAACGATACCTTCATGTTCGACGCGATTGCACGGGGTACCGTGGGGATCGAGGGGTGGCGGATCGATCCGGTGCTGCACGATGTCCAGACCCTCAACAACCTGGCCCTGGAGGCGGCCCTGGATATCAGCAAGCTCTCTTTTTACGCCTGGATGGCGGTCAAGGATACCTACCGGCTGCTGAGCAGCGGCGGTGCCATGGGATTTGGATGCGGTCCGGTGCTGGTCGCGAGAAAACCCTTGAAGCGCGAGCAGATCCGGGACTGCCGGGTGGTGCTGCCCGGAGCGTGGACCACGGCCCATCTTCTTTTTCGCCTGTGGGCGCCGGATGCCGACCAGCGTTTTTTCGTGCCCTATGACCATATTTTTGAAACCATCGATTCCGGGCAGGCGGACTGCGGCGTGATCATTCACGAGAGCCGCTTCACCTTCGAAGAGGCGGGCTTTCGCACCATCGTCGATCTGGGAGCCTGGTGGGAAGAACAAACCGGCCTGCCCATCCCCTTAGGCGGCATCGCCGTCAAAAAGAGCCTGGGAGATGCGCTCTTCGATCAGATCGATGGGGCGGTCAACGCCAGCATCCGGCAGGCCATGGGCGATCCCGACGCGGCCCTGCCCTACATCCGTCAGCACGCCCAGGAGATGGATGCCGCCGTGCTCAAGGCCCACATCCACACCTTCGTAAACGATTTCAGCCTGGATTCGGGCGCGACAGGACGAAAAGCGCTGGACGTCCTCGAATCCATGGCCAAAACGGCCGGTGTCCTGTGACCGTGGGGATCCTGTTCGCGACCCGTCAGGAGGCCGAACCCTTCCTGGCGCTTATAGCGGCCACACCCCTTGCCGGCCCGCTGCCGCTGTTCACAGTGCCGGAAACGATTCATCCGGCCTGTGTCGTGGCCGTCAGCGGGATGGGCAAGGTGGCCGCCGCCCTGGCCGCCGCACATCTGGTGCAAAAACATCGGGCGACCCTCTTGATCAGTGCCGGGTTGTGCGGCCGTCTGACCGCAGATAAAAACTGGGCCGTCGGCGATCGGTTGCGCATCGAAAGCGCCGTGGAAGGCGACTGCGACCGCTTCGGCGGCCCCGAAGCGGCCGTGGACTGCGATTTAAGCTGGTTCCCCGATTTAAAAGCGGCCCGCCTGGTCACCTGCGACCGTCCGGTGTTTGAAACCGGTTGGCGCGGGCAACTGGCCACCGCTGGCGACGTGGCCGATATGGAAGGGGCCGCCGTGGCCCGCACGGCCCTTTTTTACGGCATCTCCTGCGCCATGGTCAAAGGCATCAGCGACTGCGCCGATACGGCTGGCCGGAAGGACATTGCCCGCAATATCGCTGCGGTCTCGGAAAACATCGCCGAGACCCTGGTGCAGGAACTGAAACGAAACGCAAACGACGAACGACCATGAAAACGGAAACGACGCTGAAAAACATACTCAACTTCACCAAGATCGAGCACACCGCTTTCAGCCTGCCGCTGATTTTCACAGGCGCCTGGCTGGGCGCAGGCAACCGGCTGCCGGCCCTGGATGTGATTCTTCTCATCGTGGTGGCCGCAATCGGTGCCCGGGTTTTCGGCATGTCCATGAACCGGATCTTCGACCGCCACA
This window of the uncultured Desulfosarcina sp. genome carries:
- a CDS encoding 1,4-dihydroxy-6-naphthoate synthase; amino-acid sequence: MATKRLTFGYSPCPNDTFMFDAIARGTVGIEGWRIDPVLHDVQTLNNLALEAALDISKLSFYAWMAVKDTYRLLSSGGAMGFGCGPVLVARKPLKREQIRDCRVVLPGAWTTAHLLFRLWAPDADQRFFVPYDHIFETIDSGQADCGVIIHESRFTFEEAGFRTIVDLGAWWEEQTGLPIPLGGIAVKKSLGDALFDQIDGAVNASIRQAMGDPDAALPYIRQHAQEMDAAVLKAHIHTFVNDFSLDSGATGRKALDVLESMAKTAGVL
- a CDS encoding DNA polymerase III subunit alpha, whose amino-acid sequence is MSEETSDFVHLHVHTQYSLLDGAIRLGDLFKRAKEFHMPAVALTDHGTMFGALDFYQQATSSGIKPIVGCECYLAPRTLKDKTPQDKAGSRHLVLLAENQQGYRNLCKLATIGQLEGFYYKPRIDKAVLAEHAEGIIALSACLKGEIPQYILAGKMDKAEEAALTYLKMFGEGNFFLELQHNGIAVQEKVNQGLVELSRMLDIPLVATNDCHYLDQKDAKAHEVLLCIQTQKTMADEDRFVFDSDQLYFKSPEEMKHHFAEYPGAIENTVAIADRCYIEFDFKTYHFPQFDAESGKTANELFEAQVREGYERRMGPVRRKNPDLDETVYRERLEYELKTIKDMGFPGYFLIVADFIRYAKENGIPVGPGRGSAAGSLVSYAMSITDLDPIEHGLIFERFLNPSRISMPDIDVDFCIHGRERVYNYVVERYGGGDYVAQIITYGKMKAKLVIRDVGRALGLPLAEVDTIAKLIPDSLKMTIDKALKEEPKLAEMVKTDPRIAELIGISRALEGLSRHASTHAAGVVIGDKPLVEYLPLYKGKKGEVVTQFDMKKVEDIGLVKFDFLGLRNLTVIDHALKSIVDQGKTAPDLANLPMDDEKTFTLLQSGDTTGVFQLESSGMKNLMVRLHPESFEDLTALVALYRPGPLDSGMVDDFVDRKHGKKEVVYSVDSLEPILQETYGVIVYQEQVMQVAGALAGYTMADADSLRKAIGKKIADLMAKHREKFVTGAVKNGVDKAVATELFDLIEKFGGYGFNKSHSAAYALIAYQTAYLKAHFPVEFMAALLTSEIDTIDGVVKFINECRSHGIEVLPPDINESSTLFTAVDDRIRFGLAAVKNVGGAAVDLIIAEREANGTFESLFDFCQRVDLTKVNKRVLESLIRCGAFDSTGVYRSRLMAVLEEALDYGQRIQRERNSAQMSLFDAGGGENLSINLPAIPNIDEWDGHEKLQQEKETLGFYVTGHPLDRYKDIIEKFTNVDALSLREVADKSAVRIGGTISAAKVIRTRKDDLMGFATVEDLNGGVEVVVFPSIYASCADLLTPDTAVLVQGAAQVEESGVKILADQIIPMDQAEATWTVQVRLMVNPNKIDREKMTRLKSILQRYPGPCKGFIHICLDEKAEAVVSMDEGMGIRYCDAMAREVDVILGRGAVQTRVSDAASAMRNSDLNGRRNNGRQYTRN